A stretch of Methanobrevibacter sp. YE315 DNA encodes these proteins:
- a CDS encoding ATP-dependent DNA helicase, with protein sequence MEFNKNQEDVINFGKGTLLVEAGPGSGKTTVIVSRIIHLIESGVNPEEFLVITFTRKAAENLKNKLKTSLSDETISKMQISTIHSFCLEYLKTKNQFLNLIDDDSSEKKALFIQKFKDKLGFTKEYTLLDYQISSVINKFGEYTCFNVNSKELTDYIKDTRPISQNYIDFISSLNHFSKKRVEDEDLKDDWYNARYLQIAKSYPIYLKLLDEFDYVDYDTLQLKTLKELKKDPETPYNCILIDEFQDTDPLQFKIFEILRKNSDYFTAVGDVDQHIYAFRSSYSDYFKELCENAPHELISLNTNYRSTEDIVELTEEFIEEYRKDYSQKHMVSYNLGYTNPSLFIKVESPQDEANQIFNTIQYLKHNKDVNYEDIAVLYRKHYNKTIPELIRLLDENSINFTIRGQADLKDQVEVKSVILLLWYITRRTDNLYVSSQDELKELNLKGFCTDDEEDTIWSLADETKQYLTELQDSYHDELLRIENQIRQKEGRNKVRAVHNIRKNEDQDTLYEIFNQVEKPVVDLSKISNDKDREFFQKLEDLRDKIHLEESLTCLDVYYELLSLSDYFTDIDENTTKVNNLAALTQTIYNYEEIISQTDVKGLFYFLNRMIGDYSSYYSNEGGVQLMTIHASKGLEFPVTIVATLQKDKFPMKIKDPNREKNYINGKETFYTPTRFLKYKDIPIDDEVELSIEEYDNRLIEEENRLDEAEEAHILYVAMTRAADLLILSCCGELPDEINKIKESLKPLNEDALSEVIIKKHAPVQEDEKLKLNYSSYSTYNLCPFMYNLIYNLGFRVSSENVTNLGTVFHEIMEKVNLKLKENHEVSDEELNKITEEVFTSLFDLEENEDKFDEIRKSVQDYYNTYSINREVLETELPFEIERDNYILNGAIDLIYKISDTEIGILDYKNAEHDVNKIAHYEKQLYIYASALKELADFKDYEINEAITHFVKTDYQNKVEVTDEKINTQLDKLNDVALKINSEEFPKKESNFCKYCKFSIIC encoded by the coding sequence ATGGAATTCAACAAAAATCAGGAAGATGTAATCAATTTTGGAAAAGGAACTCTTTTAGTAGAAGCCGGCCCAGGCTCAGGCAAAACTACAGTCATTGTAAGCAGAATCATTCATCTAATCGAAAGCGGCGTCAACCCAGAGGAATTTCTAGTAATCACATTTACAAGAAAAGCCGCCGAAAACCTAAAAAACAAACTCAAAACCTCTCTTTCAGACGAAACCATTTCAAAAATGCAAATCTCCACTATCCATTCATTCTGCCTGGAATACCTCAAGACCAAAAACCAATTTTTAAATCTAATTGACGATGACTCCTCAGAAAAGAAGGCATTGTTCATTCAAAAATTCAAAGACAAATTAGGATTTACAAAGGAATACACTCTACTAGATTACCAAATCTCTTCAGTAATTAACAAATTTGGGGAGTACACATGTTTTAATGTCAACTCAAAAGAGCTAACAGATTACATTAAAGACACAAGACCAATTTCACAAAACTACATAGATTTCATCAGCTCCTTAAATCACTTTTCCAAAAAGAGAGTCGAAGATGAAGATTTAAAGGATGACTGGTATAATGCAAGATACCTGCAGATTGCAAAATCATACCCAATTTACCTCAAGCTTCTGGATGAATTTGACTATGTCGACTATGACACATTACAGCTTAAAACTCTAAAAGAACTCAAAAAGGATCCGGAAACTCCATACAACTGCATTCTAATTGACGAGTTTCAGGACACTGATCCATTGCAATTTAAAATCTTCGAAATATTAAGAAAAAACTCAGACTATTTCACTGCAGTCGGTGACGTTGACCAGCACATCTACGCCTTTAGAAGCTCCTACAGCGATTATTTTAAGGAATTATGTGAAAATGCACCTCATGAACTAATCAGTCTTAACACCAATTACCGTTCAACTGAAGATATAGTCGAATTGACTGAAGAGTTCATTGAAGAGTACAGAAAGGACTATTCCCAGAAGCACATGGTCAGCTACAATCTAGGATATACCAATCCTTCATTATTCATAAAAGTCGAATCACCGCAAGATGAGGCAAATCAGATTTTCAACACAATCCAGTACCTAAAACATAACAAAGATGTAAATTATGAAGACATTGCAGTACTTTACAGAAAGCATTACAACAAAACAATTCCGGAATTAATCAGACTGCTGGATGAAAACAGCATCAATTTCACCATACGCGGCCAGGCAGACTTGAAAGATCAGGTTGAAGTCAAATCTGTCATTCTTTTGCTGTGGTATATTACTAGAAGAACAGATAACTTGTATGTTTCTTCACAGGATGAATTAAAAGAGCTGAACCTTAAAGGATTCTGCACAGATGATGAGGAGGATACAATCTGGTCACTTGCAGATGAAACTAAACAGTACCTGACTGAGCTTCAGGATTCATACCATGATGAGCTTTTAAGAATTGAAAATCAAATCCGCCAAAAAGAAGGAAGAAACAAAGTTAGAGCAGTTCACAACATCAGAAAAAACGAAGACCAGGATACATTATATGAAATCTTCAATCAAGTTGAAAAGCCAGTAGTGGATTTATCCAAAATCAGCAATGATAAAGACAGAGAATTTTTCCAAAAATTAGAAGACTTAAGAGATAAAATACATTTGGAAGAATCACTGACATGTCTTGATGTATATTATGAATTGTTATCCTTAAGTGATTATTTCACCGATATTGATGAAAACACAACAAAAGTCAATAACCTAGCAGCATTGACCCAGACAATATACAACTATGAAGAAATCATATCACAAACGGATGTTAAAGGGTTATTTTACTTTTTAAATAGGATGATTGGTGATTACAGTTCATATTATTCCAATGAGGGCGGAGTGCAGCTGATGACAATCCATGCATCAAAGGGTCTTGAATTTCCGGTAACTATCGTTGCAACACTCCAGAAGGATAAGTTTCCAATGAAAATCAAAGATCCGAACCGTGAAAAGAATTACATTAACGGTAAAGAAACATTCTACACTCCTACAAGATTTTTAAAATATAAAGACATTCCAATCGATGATGAAGTCGAACTATCTATTGAAGAATATGACAATCGCCTGATTGAAGAGGAAAACAGGCTGGATGAAGCTGAAGAGGCACATATTCTTTATGTTGCAATGACACGTGCAGCCGATTTACTGATATTGTCATGCTGCGGAGAACTTCCTGATGAAATAAATAAAATCAAAGAATCCTTAAAACCATTAAATGAAGATGCATTGTCTGAAGTTATAATAAAAAAACACGCTCCAGTTCAGGAGGATGAAAAACTTAAACTGAACTATTCAAGCTATTCAACCTATAACCTATGCCCATTCATGTATAACCTGATTTACAACCTCGGATTTAGGGTTTCAAGCGAAAATGTAACAAATTTAGGAACGGTTTTCCACGAAATAATGGAAAAGGTCAATCTGAAACTGAAGGAAAATCACGAAGTCTCAGATGAGGAGCTGAATAAGATTACCGAAGAGGTTTTCACATCACTGTTTGATTTAGAGGAAAATGAAGACAAATTTGATGAGATTAGAAAATCAGTTCAGGATTATTACAATACATATTCAATAAACAGGGAAGTCCTGGAAACGGAGCTTCCATTTGAAATAGAGCGAGATAACTATATTCTAAATGGAGCAATCGACTTGATTTATAAGATTTCCGACACGGAAATCGGAATCCTGGACTATAAAAACGCAGAACATGACGTTAATAAAATTGCTCACTATGAAAAGCAGTTGTATATTTATGCATCAGCTTTAAAGGAACTTGCTGACTTTAAGGATTATGAAATTAATGAGGCAATAACTCATTTTGTAAAAACAGACTATCAGAATAAGGTTGAAGTTACAGATGAAAAAATAAATACTCAATTAGATAAATTAAATGATGTAGCTTTAAAAATTAATTCAGAAGAATTTCCTAAAAAAGAAAGTAATTTCTGCAAGTATTGTAAATTTAGTATAATTTGTTAA
- a CDS encoding AAA family ATPase yields MKLKINDVGPISNADIDISKINVIGGVNSSGKSTISKLLYCYFKSQNDDESFEYLMDSEGLSEINDNNVTFEGNLSPQEVFYIDNISILDLKDLDILRVDHIIHIKEALEEPDETIESENIAKIQNIINDDCLKTTSSGIKEIGIIVLLLKNNRLKENSFLIIDEPEASLHPEWQIKFAEILVLLVRDLNIHIYLNSNSSMFIEAISLYAHYYDLLNETNFYLTHKTANGKFSFKKIYPKNMGEVYENLTKAYDELDKIKAKILFKG; encoded by the coding sequence ATGAAACTTAAAATAAATGATGTAGGTCCAATCAGCAATGCAGACATTGACATTTCCAAAATCAATGTGATTGGTGGTGTCAACTCAAGCGGCAAGTCAACAATATCCAAACTTTTATACTGCTATTTCAAATCGCAGAATGATGATGAATCTTTTGAGTATCTTATGGATAGTGAAGGTTTATCAGAAATTAATGATAATAACGTTACATTTGAAGGCAATTTAAGTCCTCAAGAGGTTTTCTACATTGACAACATCTCAATTTTAGATCTTAAAGATTTGGATATCTTAAGAGTTGACCACATTATCCACATCAAAGAAGCTTTAGAAGAACCTGATGAAACAATTGAATCTGAAAATATTGCCAAAATCCAGAATATCATTAATGATGATTGCTTAAAAACTACTTCGTCAGGAATCAAGGAAATAGGAATAATAGTGCTTCTCTTGAAAAACAATAGATTAAAGGAAAACTCTTTTTTAATCATTGACGAGCCGGAAGCCAGCCTTCATCCTGAGTGGCAAATCAAGTTTGCAGAAATCCTGGTTTTGCTTGTCAGAGATTTAAACATTCATATATATTTAAACTCCAACAGTTCGATGTTTATTGAGGCAATTTCTCTTTATGCACACTATTATGATTTACTTAACGAGACCAATTTTTATCTAACTCATAAAACTGCAAACGGTAAATTCAGCTTCAAGAAAATCTACCCTAAAAACATGGGCGAAGTTTACGAAAATCTCACAAAAGCTTATGATGAACTTGACAAAATAAAAGCAAAAATACTGTTTAAGGGGTAA
- a CDS encoding zinc ribbon domain-containing protein yields the protein MNSLEELKSEITYENKTIFGVVGIIVGFLFWAIGHPAIGIGDVLILIFPCIFLIIPNQTIKNSKALAIISIVILLLFLLVGISSLFITVTDYMPSSYMFYDGYVETMLLADILQLILCIYGLFCAFLLTIPTEPEQAVMKSFNNNTIKNSGIKYDKYCSECGHGLINNPRFCPGCGTKLIDFEE from the coding sequence TTGAATAGTTTAGAAGAATTAAAATCAGAAATTACATATGAAAATAAGACAATTTTTGGTGTTGTTGGCATTATAGTTGGATTTTTGTTCTGGGCAATTGGACATCCTGCCATAGGAATTGGGGATGTTTTGATATTGATTTTTCCTTGTATCTTTTTAATTATACCAAATCAAACAATAAAAAACAGCAAAGCTCTTGCAATAATTTCAATTGTGATTCTTTTACTGTTTCTCCTTGTTGGAATAAGTTCATTATTTATTACAGTTACTGATTATATGCCTAGTAGTTATATGTTTTATGATGGTTATGTTGAAACAATGCTATTAGCTGATATACTTCAATTAATTTTATGTATTTATGGTTTATTCTGCGCATTTTTATTAACAATACCGACTGAGCCTGAACAAGCTGTAATGAAATCTTTTAACAATAATACAATAAAAAATTCCGGAATAAAATATGATAAATATTGCAGTGAATGTGGACATGGATTAATAAATAATCCTAGATTCTGTCCAGGTTGTGGAACAAAATTAATTGATTTTGAAGAATAA
- a CDS encoding tetratricopeptide repeat protein produces MGYIDGDDEDDDSQPPRRPKKTQAQIITDEAWELRQQGRYLQAFETIKRALAADDTDSECYNVRAIIHEDLGNYEDALIYYNRSLDMHHSQVVVNNKARLLEKIAKCERQHSLDKAIKYINQALKITDDDEDRKGFLITKGDILESMGKEKEGYICYLLAAKLYDKVEMVENQTKLLENTDDNLICIAGTGFYHDHKLLNDGEIVDLIREPDNVNDPDAIRVDIGGKTAGYVANSANTLTGKAKSASEIKDIIKDNQKARIMFTYIDKYVIAKLM; encoded by the coding sequence ATGGGATACATCGACGGAGATGATGAGGATGATGACTCACAGCCTCCAAGAAGACCAAAAAAGACACAAGCCCAAATCATTACCGACGAGGCATGGGAACTAAGGCAGCAGGGCAGATACTTGCAGGCATTTGAAACAATCAAGCGCGCTCTTGCAGCAGACGATACCGATTCTGAATGCTACAACGTCAGGGCAATCATCCACGAGGATTTGGGAAATTATGAGGATGCCCTGATATACTACAACAGGTCACTGGATATGCATCACTCACAGGTAGTTGTCAACAACAAGGCAAGGCTCCTTGAAAAGATTGCCAAATGCGAAAGGCAACACAGCCTCGACAAGGCCATCAAATACATAAATCAGGCTCTGAAGATTACTGATGACGATGAGGACCGCAAAGGATTTCTCATAACCAAAGGCGATATCCTGGAGTCCATGGGAAAGGAAAAGGAAGGATACATCTGCTATCTACTTGCAGCAAAACTCTACGATAAGGTGGAAATGGTCGAAAATCAAACAAAACTATTGGAAAACACCGATGACAACCTAATCTGCATTGCGGGAACCGGGTTCTACCATGACCACAAGCTTTTGAACGACGGTGAAATAGTGGATCTCATCAGGGAGCCGGATAATGTTAATGACCCCGATGCAATCAGGGTTGATATAGGCGGCAAAACTGCAGGATATGTTGCCAACTCAGCCAACACATTGACAGGCAAGGCCAAAAGCGCAAGCGAAATCAAGGACATTATTAAAGACAACCAGAAGGCAAGGATAATGTTCACATACATTGACAAATATGTCATAGCAAAGCTCATGTAG
- a CDS encoding zinc ribbon domain-containing protein: protein MKCPHCGEEFEYEWGSNICPYCSATFYEDDITYECPFCGEELDIENRFYECPECGSDTGEGVFYCEYCESYIDWEGNEWECEDCPNEENIIVETVEERESPRCPECGAEMDDDGYCDVCGWPNNQGWIGENY, encoded by the coding sequence ATGAAATGCCCACATTGCGGAGAGGAATTTGAATATGAATGGGGAAGTAACATATGCCCATATTGCTCAGCCACTTTTTATGAGGATGACATCACCTATGAATGCCCGTTCTGCGGCGAGGAACTGGATATTGAGAACCGGTTCTATGAATGTCCCGAATGCGGCTCGGATACGGGCGAAGGAGTCTTCTATTGCGAGTACTGCGAATCCTACATTGACTGGGAAGGCAACGAATGGGAATGCGAGGACTGTCCAAATGAGGAAAACATCATTGTTGAAACTGTTGAGGAAAGGGAAAGCCCACGCTGCCCGGAATGCGGTGCCGAAATGGATGACGACGGATACTGCGACGTGTGCGGATGGCCGAACAACCAGGGATGGATTGGCGAGAACTATTAA
- a CDS encoding C1 family peptidase, whose translation MKFNKISLLLIFLLFVSVGFVSAADANQTGADDSIMLSDAQVKSYSDLTDAISQSGSILDLTDDYEFMEGDGPYVQVNMEDGFAFTINGNGHVIDGKNAAGAFKFTNGTVYITNLTFTNCVDAPLILANCELATEHVTFVNNSNNECAGAVYAFRSDYYSVNDMFINNYAPDGSAIFSMESKVAVDDSLFINDEPIRWSLIKGSDSIITVANCVFANLTSRYATAVYNDGGRNQIKNTRFINLHADATGGAVAFKGCQYTEIENCVFINVTASRNGGAIYADVNSVGYFPDGFTFINQTLFEDCTSEFGGAVLQLGGNIAIAYSTFLNCLADYSGGAVYASNASVALENVNFTGNQALFLVGGAMLVDNSNVEIATSNFENNSADYGGAIYAYDTYFEVEDSEFLNNGEAIHGVFSKDGSYYKNVTVAKENPDTFDLDDVNYVYVSDLPGNEIILNPIEITGSVTDPYFDLRDFNAVTPVKDQGSMGACWAFGANAAVESAFLIATNMTLDLSENNVQNTMLMYSIYGNPYTSEAGTLSMGLSYYLSWLGIVDAEYDTYDELGKISPILFTPNCYHILDAALVDTNNTDAVKEALLNYGALTIYVNGADPRSEYFNPKTNASYCNNASKGNHFVAVVGWDDAFPKESFRITPPGDGAWICKNSWGESWGDDGYFYLSYYDDVIKIENAVGYIINNTDVYNKAYEYDIAGFDGFLANYTKILNYTNEYESIGDDWISAVGTYFNEECTDYAIYVAVNGNVLYSQSGKSSYMGYHTTVLDKAISIKEGDIFTVTVEANGVPFLQLTRLHLENATSYVSMGGKVDDLVSRGIVACIKVYTMNESFITEDIEKYFSEDKPFVVDVGESDAIVTVLVGEYILTAKSDADGIATFKLPLLEPGVYAIETVFNGKCVINTLTVLADNGTDDDDDNKGHYPVSSKSWRMPAGYGPKAAGHAYSLYRASDMKLICHSSFVYLKDLIDLFDFNLTNGHLKVWIDGILVFEGDTGDDMLQVIFEIIEKFLGKHEMTVEFTDSNGKTQTLNETIIIE comes from the coding sequence TTGAAATTTAATAAGATATCTTTATTGCTAATATTTCTATTGTTTGTCTCTGTCGGTTTTGTCAGTGCCGCCGATGCAAATCAGACAGGTGCTGACGATTCAATCATGCTTTCTGACGCGCAAGTCAAATCATATTCCGATTTGACTGATGCAATTTCACAGTCAGGAAGCATCCTGGATTTGACCGATGACTATGAGTTCATGGAAGGCGACGGACCCTATGTTCAGGTGAACATGGAAGACGGATTTGCCTTTACCATAAACGGGAACGGCCATGTGATTGACGGGAAGAATGCTGCGGGTGCCTTCAAGTTTACAAACGGAACGGTTTATATAACAAACCTTACGTTTACAAACTGCGTAGACGCTCCGCTCATCCTTGCGAATTGTGAATTGGCCACAGAGCATGTAACCTTTGTAAACAATTCCAACAATGAATGCGCAGGTGCGGTATACGCATTCCGTAGCGACTATTATAGCGTCAATGACATGTTCATCAATAATTACGCCCCTGATGGCTCAGCAATCTTTTCAATGGAGAGCAAAGTCGCAGTTGACGATTCCCTCTTCATCAATGATGAGCCGATTCGCTGGTCCCTCATCAAGGGATCCGATTCCATAATCACTGTCGCGAACTGCGTTTTTGCCAATCTCACTTCAAGATATGCAACTGCGGTCTATAACGACGGCGGTAGGAACCAAATCAAAAACACAAGATTCATCAACCTGCATGCGGATGCCACTGGCGGTGCCGTTGCATTCAAGGGTTGCCAATACACAGAAATTGAGAATTGCGTATTCATCAACGTCACCGCTTCCAGAAACGGCGGAGCGATATATGCCGACGTCAACAGCGTTGGATATTTTCCGGATGGCTTTACCTTCATCAACCAGACACTCTTTGAGGATTGCACATCCGAATTCGGAGGTGCCGTGCTGCAGCTTGGAGGCAATATCGCAATCGCTTATTCAACCTTCCTCAACTGCCTTGCAGATTATAGCGGAGGAGCTGTTTACGCATCAAATGCAAGCGTAGCTTTGGAGAATGTCAATTTCACAGGAAATCAGGCATTGTTCTTGGTTGGCGGAGCGATGCTTGTCGATAATTCTAATGTTGAAATCGCAACCTCCAATTTCGAGAACAACTCAGCGGATTATGGCGGGGCAATCTATGCCTATGACACCTATTTTGAAGTGGAAGATTCAGAATTCCTGAATAACGGCGAAGCCATCCATGGAGTCTTTTCAAAGGACGGCTCTTACTACAAAAATGTCACTGTTGCCAAGGAAAATCCCGATACCTTCGATTTGGATGATGTCAACTACGTTTATGTTTCAGACCTTCCAGGAAATGAGATCATACTCAATCCTATCGAAATCACAGGAAGCGTCACTGACCCTTACTTTGACTTGAGAGACTTCAATGCCGTAACCCCTGTCAAGGACCAGGGTTCCATGGGTGCCTGCTGGGCATTCGGCGCAAACGCCGCTGTAGAATCGGCGTTCCTCATTGCCACAAACATGACACTGGACCTTTCTGAAAACAATGTTCAAAATACTATGCTCATGTATTCCATTTATGGAAATCCATATACGTCCGAAGCGGGAACCCTATCCATGGGCCTTTCCTACTATCTAAGCTGGCTTGGAATCGTTGATGCCGAATATGATACATATGACGAGTTGGGTAAGATTTCTCCAATACTCTTCACTCCAAACTGCTATCATATTCTCGATGCGGCATTGGTCGATACCAATAATACGGATGCGGTCAAGGAGGCCCTGCTAAATTACGGCGCATTGACAATATATGTCAATGGGGCAGACCCAAGATCAGAGTACTTCAATCCGAAAACAAATGCGAGCTACTGCAATAACGCATCCAAGGGAAATCATTTTGTGGCTGTGGTCGGCTGGGACGATGCATTCCCAAAGGAATCTTTCCGCATAACCCCACCTGGTGACGGCGCATGGATATGCAAGAACAGCTGGGGCGAAAGCTGGGGAGATGATGGATATTTCTACCTTTCATACTATGATGATGTCATTAAAATAGAGAATGCAGTTGGATACATCATAAACAATACGGATGTCTACAACAAGGCATATGAGTATGACATTGCAGGCTTCGATGGCTTTTTAGCAAATTACACAAAGATTCTCAACTATACCAATGAATATGAATCCATCGGCGATGACTGGATATCAGCCGTCGGAACATACTTCAATGAAGAATGCACAGACTATGCCATATATGTTGCAGTCAACGGCAATGTGCTCTACTCCCAGAGCGGAAAATCATCATATATGGGATACCATACCACAGTCCTTGACAAGGCAATCAGCATCAAGGAAGGTGACATCTTTACAGTAACTGTAGAGGCGAATGGCGTGCCTTTCCTTCAGTTAACAAGGCTTCACTTGGAAAACGCAACATCATATGTAAGCATGGGCGGTAAGGTTGACGATCTAGTCTCAAGAGGTATTGTGGCCTGCATAAAGGTATACACAATGAACGAGTCATTCATTACTGAGGATATCGAGAAATACTTCTCCGAAGACAAGCCGTTTGTCGTGGATGTTGGCGAAAGCGATGCAATCGTCACTGTCCTGGTCGGCGAATACATCCTGACCGCCAAAAGCGATGCCGATGGAATCGCAACATTCAAATTGCCGCTTCTTGAGCCTGGAGTTTATGCAATCGAAACGGTCTTCAACGGCAAATGCGTCATAAACACACTTACCGTACTAGCTGACAACGGCACAGATGATGATGATGACAATAAAGGTCATTATCCGGTTTCCTCAAAGAGCTGGAGAATGCCTGCAGGATACGGCCCAAAAGCCGCAGGACATGCATACTCATTATATCGCGCATCCGACATGAAGCTTATCTGCCACTCAAGCTTTGTCTATCTGAAGGATTTGATTGATCTATTCGACTTCAATCTGACAAATGGGCATCTGAAGGTTTGGATTGATGGCATTCTTGTCTTTGAAGGTGATACAGGCGATGACATGTTGCAGGTAATCTTTGAAATCATCGAAAAGTTCCTTGGAAAACATGAGATGACCGTAGAGTTCACAGACAGCAATGGAAAAACACAAACTTTAAACGAAACAATAATAATTGAATAG
- a CDS encoding helicase C-terminal domain-containing protein, translated as MTGWQYSDYSGINPKAQMHFPFTNPREGQLETVSEILEAIESGYKYIVLEAGTGTGKSAIAATLASICESSYILTITKQLQDQYLRDFNNLQVVKGRQNFNCLKYKNALVPKPCSEGKCITEGHDCRYSLKNRTNEITKDNTCPYYYQKYLALNARSVISNYPYLFLELNYVKDFQKRDLLICDEAHNLESMLMDQLTLEFSKEDLKEYLDFDLTEEMIEELNLQNYSHWMRFIDKIQNEYTEELDKLESLQNEELAEKIAFIKHQINDCKRFTDHMVIDPKTWIFDFDDSSEIAQFKPLKVNSYAKDTLFKYADVVLFMSATILDCNLFAEWLGISHDEIYQIRRKSPFDIQRNQIFAHEGYNLSRNFISANAPKTIGPIDEILEKHKNEKGIIHTVSSKCMNYLIDKLDNSRLIGHDSKNRAEQLETFIKSEEPLVLVSPSMGEGVDLPDDLCRFQIMYKIPYPDWGDKQVNQRTVIDPEWYDYKTCLNMVQTHGRGMRDENDYCRTYVIDSRFKSYIRTNPANRFLPDTFKEAIEDYCADNTEKQRLIELGNSYLNDRDYEKAFYFFRRLLKNDLFINDDYPYLNLSKVYHEAELYEQEVQIIMRFLNSGIESKHLDYFKERLNELAEMGYL; from the coding sequence ATGACAGGCTGGCAATATAGCGACTACTCTGGAATAAATCCAAAAGCACAAATGCATTTTCCCTTCACCAATCCTAGAGAGGGCCAGCTTGAAACAGTATCGGAAATTCTTGAAGCGATTGAAAGTGGCTATAAGTATATTGTCCTTGAAGCAGGAACAGGAACCGGCAAATCTGCGATAGCCGCAACGTTGGCTTCGATTTGCGAGTCTTCATACATTTTAACCATCACCAAGCAGCTCCAGGACCAGTACCTGAGGGACTTCAACAATCTGCAGGTCGTCAAGGGCAGACAGAACTTCAACTGCCTTAAATATAAGAATGCACTTGTCCCAAAGCCGTGCAGCGAAGGCAAGTGCATAACCGAAGGCCATGACTGCAGGTATTCTCTTAAAAACAGGACAAATGAAATAACAAAAGACAACACCTGTCCTTACTATTACCAGAAATATTTGGCATTGAATGCCAGATCCGTCATTTCAAACTATCCATACCTGTTTTTGGAGCTCAATTACGTCAAGGACTTTCAAAAAAGAGATCTATTAATCTGTGATGAGGCCCATAACCTGGAGTCAATGCTGATGGACCAGTTGACACTTGAATTTTCAAAAGAGGATTTGAAGGAGTATCTTGACTTTGATTTAACCGAAGAGATGATTGAAGAGCTTAACCTTCAAAACTACTCACATTGGATGAGATTCATAGACAAAATCCAAAACGAATACACTGAAGAGCTTGACAAGCTTGAATCGCTTCAAAATGAGGAATTGGCAGAAAAGATTGCATTCATAAAGCATCAGATAAACGACTGCAAACGATTCACTGACCATATGGTTATTGACCCGAAAACCTGGATTTTCGACTTTGACGATTCTTCTGAGATTGCCCAGTTCAAGCCATTGAAGGTAAACAGTTATGCCAAGGACACATTGTTTAAGTACGCTGATGTGGTCCTTTTCATGTCCGCGACAATTCTTGACTGTAATCTATTTGCCGAATGGCTTGGAATAAGCCATGATGAGATATATCAAATCAGGCGAAAAAGCCCATTTGACATCCAGAGAAATCAGATATTTGCACATGAGGGCTATAATCTTTCAAGAAACTTCATAAGTGCCAATGCTCCAAAGACCATCGGGCCAATAGATGAAATCCTCGAAAAGCACAAAAACGAAAAGGGAATAATACATACCGTCAGCAGCAAATGCATGAACTATCTCATTGACAAGCTGGACAATTCCAGACTGATTGGCCATGACTCCAAAAACAGGGCTGAACAGCTGGAGACATTCATCAAATCAGAAGAACCATTGGTTCTTGTATCGCCGTCAATGGGAGAAGGAGTGGACCTGCCCGATGACTTGTGCCGCTTCCAGATAATGTATAAGATTCCATATCCAGATTGGGGAGACAAGCAAGTCAACCAAAGGACAGTGATTGACCCCGAATGGTATGACTACAAGACATGCCTCAATATGGTCCAGACCCATGGCCGGGGAATGAGGGATGAAAACGACTACTGCCGAACATATGTCATTGACAGCCGCTTCAAATCATATATCAGGACCAATCCTGCAAACAGGTTCCTTCCGGATACATTTAAAGAGGCAATAGAGGACTACTGCGCTGACAACACGGAAAAGCAGAGACTCATAGAATTGGGAAACTCCTACCTTAATGACAGGGACTATGAAAAGGCATTCTATTTCTTCAGAAGACTTCTTAAAAACGATCTGTTCATAAATGACGATTATCCCTATTTGAACCTATCGAAGGTGTATCATGAAGCTGAACTGTATGAGCAGGAAGTCCAGATCATCATGAGGTTTCTGAATTCGGGGATTGAATCAAAACATCTCGATTACTTTAAAGAGAGATTAAATGAGCTTGCCGAAATGGGCTATCTATAA